One genomic segment of Arachis duranensis cultivar V14167 chromosome 4, aradu.V14167.gnm2.J7QH, whole genome shotgun sequence includes these proteins:
- the LOC107486431 gene encoding fanconi-associated nuclease 1 homolog isoform X1, translating into MLTGRESLVRLIGKRRRFLPNRHSILSQTLPPNQSCFDICSDNSGSGIQLGKDDDMKRFKSFGDNEHENALSSSSVVDCPVCGSKIPGNNDEINSHLDACLLRGTKRKLTQRTLLQLNFSPVLSKVKIVPDELVESDNPGIVPLSPLETVAREEIEDGESEELTGKENLLIDSEIDCMVSSSSFCPKNEMAELPMDDCKPDTFEATLDTFIVGRRYADREEISPGLTLALSRDPHNVKDSNAVKVVSSDAGCKLLGFLPRELAQYISPLVGEYGFCFLGSVISVPENSLENVPIRLQRTSDGERNYGDETFNCLWRKAQSVSRNPPQSAKYQLNFCLMLQEVLRNNTHLLTEDEKTYLESFTLLSNDSQRIFIRLYTRKGPWFRLSSISYPEIMDVHKAVKELDEKGYMCSMEEAHQLSESDVSDILNILSVSELREIWRMLEKSCGRGMKKQDLVSSLVSTYADGLWPGLSIMIMNRTGSCVRISSKAESLIWRTERLFFLNGEQDLSSFLLVDMGKVKYPTYNCILSESVFSIRRDLLSYEEAIEVAQIMDEALGANRTDTVLRCIKIAESHVSAALPIQYLTSESVITIRHLFTASWVYSKVVILGISFLEQERRYRDAIDLLKWLLNCFTCDVRRGYWTLRLSVDLEHLGYTEESLQVAENGLLDPWVRAGSRMALQRRVVRLGKPPRRWKVPSFSRSAMRKIPEVYVQGRPINSDLGAKSRFYNEEGEQCGVEELALYYYAGEGGGWQGVHTESGVWLTIFGLLMWDVIFADVPNVFYTRFQNAPLDLGTDSFYSVRKSSIESHLQKIRNGMGEECLIKSWETHNGTACRGVNWDRHSLHELRAAVTCVGGHCLASLCELLAQDYWSWSSGMPDLLLWRFNGEYSGEAKLVEVKGPRDRLSEQQRAWLLLLMDCGFVVEVCKVKPL; encoded by the exons ATGCTGACTGGAAGAGAAAGCTTGGTTCGTTTGATCGGAAAACGGCGTCGCTTCCTTCCCAATCGCCATTCCATTCTCTCCCAAACCCTTCCTCCTAACCAG AGCTGCTTTGATATTTGTTCTGATAATAGCGGTTCTGGAATTCAGTTGGGGAAGGATGATGACATGAAACGATTCAAGTCTTTTGGGGATAATGAGCATGAGAACGCACTGTCTTCAAGTAGTGTTGTAGATTGTCCCGTTTGTGGGTCTAAGATTCCTGGGAATAACGATGAGATCAATTCTCATCTGG ATGCTTGTCTGTTGCGAGGAACTAAGCGAAAACTAACGCAACGCACCCTCCTTCAGTTAAACTTCAGCCCTGTATTATCCAAAGTCAAAATTGTTCCTGATGAGTTGGTTGAGTCAGACAATCCGGGTATTGTACCACTGTCACCACTTGAAACAGTTGCTCGGGAAGAAATTGAGGATGGTGAATCTGAAGAATTGACTGGAAAGGAAAACCTGCTCATTGATAGTGAGATTGATTGTATGGTTAGCAGCTCATCCTTTTGCCCGAAGAATGAGATGGCTGAATTGCCAATGGATGATTGTAAGCCTGACACATTTGAGGCTACACTTGATACTTTTATTGTTGGCCGGAGATATGCTGATCGTGAGGAGATATCTCCTGGTCTTACCCTTGCTCTTTCAAGAGACCCTCATAATGTTAAGGATTCCAATGCCGTAAAG GTTGTGTCTTCGGATGCAGGCTGTAAGTTATTAGGTTTTCTCCCCCGTGAGCTAGCACAATATATATCTCCTCTAGTTGGCGAGTATGGCTTTTGTTTTCTG GGAAGTGTCATTTCTGTTCCTGAAAATTCTCTTGAAAATGTCCCAATTCGACTCCAGAGAACATCGGATGGTGAAAGAAACTACGGAGATGAGACATTTAATTGCTTATGGAGAAAAGCTCAATCTGTAAGCAGGAATCCACCTCAATCTGCAAAGTATCAGCTGAATTTTTGTCTTATGCTACAAGAGGTGTTAAGAAATAATACTCACCTTCTAACAGAAGATGAAAAAACCTATCTGg AGTCATTCACTTTACTCTCAAATGACAGTCAGAGGATTTTTATTCGGCTATACACCAGAAAAG GTCCTTGGTTTCGCTTGTCTAGTATATCATATCCTGAAATAATGGATGTTCACAAGGCAGTCAAGGAACTCGATg AGAAGGGATATATGtgttctatggaagaagcacaTCAACTGTCTGAAAGTGATGTGAGTGATATCTTGAATATACTATCTGTCTCTGAGCTACGCGAAATTTGGCGTATGCTTGAAAAG AGTTGTGGTCGTGGGATGAAGAAGCAAGATCTCGTGTCATCTCTGGTTTCTACATATGCAGATGGCCTATG GCCTGGCCTATCtattatgattatgaatagaACTGGCTCCTGTGTTAGAATTTCTTCAAAAGCTGAATCTCTCATATGGCGTACTGAG AGACTTTTCTTCTTAAATGGAGAGCAGGATCTCTCGTCCTTTCTGTTGGTTGATATGGGGAAAGTGAAGTATCCAACTTACAACTGCATCTTATCGGAGTCAGTTTTTTCAATTCGCAGGGATCTGCTCTCATATGAAGAG GCCATTGAAGTGGCCCAGATTATGGATGAAGCTCTTGGTGCAAATAGAACTGACACAGTGTTGAGGTGTATAAAGATTGCTGAATCTCATGTATCTGCTGCTTTACCCATCCAGTACTTGACCTCTGAATCTGTAATTACAATCCGCCATTTATTTACTGCGTCATGGGTTTACTCCAAGGTCGTCATATTAGGGATATCCTTTCTTGAGCAAGAACGCAG GTATAGGGATGCAATTGACTTACTAAAGTGGCTGCTAAATTGTTTCACTTGTGATGTAAGAAGGGGGTATTGGACATTGAGGTTATCAGTTGACCTGGAGCACCTTGGCTACACTGAGGAGAGCCTTCAAGTTGCTGAAAATGGGTTGCTGGATCCCTGGGTACGTGCTGGTTCAAGAATGGCATTGCAAAGGCGAGTTGTTCGCTTAGGAAAACCACCAAGGCGATGGAAAGTTCCTAGTTTTTCAAGGTCTGCTATGAGGAAGATCCCTGAG GTTTATGTTCAAGGGAGACCAATAAATTCTGATTTGGGAGCAAAGAGCAGGTTCTACAATGAAGAGGGGGAGCAATGTGGAGTTGAAGAACTTGCTTTGTATTATTATGCCGGGGAAGGAGGTGGATGGCAAGGTGTTCACACAGAGAGTGGCGTTTGGTTAACCATTTTTGGGCTTCTAATGTGGGATGTCATATTTGCTGATGTGCCAAATGTCTTCTATACTAGATTTCAG AATGCTCCTTTGGATTTGGGTACTGATAGCTTTTATTCAGTGAGAAAGAGTAGCATAGAATCCCATCTGCAGAAAATTCGCAATGGCATGGGTGAGGAGTGTCTAATCAAGTCATGGGAAACACATAATGGAACGGCTTGTAGAGGGGTTAATTGGGACCGTCATAGCTTACACGAGCTACGTGCTGCTGTTACTTGCGTCGGGGGCCATTGTTTGGCTTCTCTTTGTGAACTTCTTGCTCAAGACTATTGGAGCTGGTCTAGTGGAATGCCTGATTTACTGCTATGGCGTTTCAATGGAGAATACAGCGGTGAAGCCAAGCTTGTTGAAGTGAAAGGCCCAAGGGATCGTCTCTCGGAACAGCAGAGAGCATGGCTACTATTGCTCATGGATTGTGGATTTGTCGTTGAGGTATGTAAAGTGAAACCTTTGTAG